Proteins from a single region of Vicinamibacterales bacterium:
- a CDS encoding lytic transglycosylase domain-containing protein, which yields MSGRAGRARATPAGVGLGAGALTTALVVLTTAAIAAQDPLPEIRATAHPPVPAQPAAYWLAPAAPSALTTALKNFARAVTILDEGGDALSVAPLLSAAALESSVLADHGRYYRGIAAQRSDRLDEAAAAFEAVAASTSRSWVVEQALWRLAEVHELQGRYAAAAEAYGRLLAGTPADAAHAHHQRGVALERSGDPAGSVLEHRAVYYDFPLSPDSDASGDALKRLDDGTVPFDARLAKVQARADALFRARRWSPARAAYADLAAATSGDVHAGADVRIAGADVRARQYRLAVNRLRPYLAEGAHQAEARMYYALALRGLGSNDAYVKEVGELAASHGDSPYAEEALNDMAVWYVRNDEDEEGARVFTAMVRMFPAGRFAERAAWKAGWWAYRHGDMATAVAHFETGARNFPRSDYRPAWLYWSGRAKQRMGDSDGGAERLTLTAVDYHNTYYGRLALANLGAQQAAVPKSPFVGQAGARAAVPPTERQIRTLMALGLNDLAIEEVQFARRVWGDSPALMATSALAHHRAGRLRLGINAMKRAYPQYMAAGGEELPADVLRVIFPAGYFQQLVGSAKRRGLDPYLVVALAAQESTFDAGIKSSAGAIGLMQIMPATGRSVARQLGIKRFTTRRLTDPETNMTIGTKYFSDLVQRFGEAAYALAGYNAGAHRVVRWRAERPGLPLDEWIDDIPFPETQNYVKRILGTADDYRRLYGGGILTPDAAQAASAEAPPAPRATPAPPRSAPASPARTAPRHRPGA from the coding sequence GTGAGCGGCCGGGCCGGGCGAGCGCGCGCGACACCGGCCGGCGTCGGCCTCGGTGCGGGTGCGCTGACCACGGCCCTGGTGGTGCTGACCACCGCGGCGATCGCGGCGCAGGATCCGCTGCCGGAGATCCGGGCGACGGCGCATCCGCCGGTGCCCGCGCAGCCAGCCGCCTATTGGCTGGCCCCGGCCGCCCCGTCGGCCCTCACGACGGCCCTCAAGAACTTCGCGCGCGCCGTCACGATCCTCGACGAGGGCGGTGATGCCCTGTCGGTCGCGCCGCTCCTGTCGGCCGCCGCGCTCGAGTCGTCCGTGCTCGCCGATCACGGCCGGTACTATCGCGGGATCGCGGCCCAGCGCAGCGACCGGCTGGACGAGGCGGCCGCCGCGTTCGAGGCCGTCGCCGCGTCCACGTCGAGAAGCTGGGTCGTCGAACAGGCCCTGTGGCGGCTCGCCGAGGTCCATGAACTGCAGGGGCGCTACGCGGCAGCCGCCGAGGCGTACGGCCGGCTGCTGGCCGGAACGCCGGCTGACGCGGCACACGCGCACCACCAGCGCGGCGTGGCGCTCGAGCGCTCGGGCGATCCGGCAGGCTCGGTCCTCGAGCACCGCGCCGTCTACTACGACTTTCCGCTGTCTCCCGACAGCGATGCCTCGGGCGATGCCCTGAAGCGGCTCGACGACGGAACCGTGCCCTTCGACGCGCGGCTGGCCAAGGTCCAGGCGCGGGCCGACGCCCTGTTCAGGGCCCGGCGCTGGTCCCCGGCCCGGGCCGCCTACGCCGACCTGGCGGCCGCCACGTCAGGCGACGTCCACGCCGGCGCCGATGTCCGCATCGCGGGCGCCGACGTGCGAGCGCGCCAATACCGGCTGGCGGTGAACCGCCTCCGCCCGTACCTGGCCGAGGGCGCGCACCAGGCGGAGGCGCGGATGTACTACGCGCTCGCGCTGCGCGGCCTCGGCAGCAACGATGCCTACGTGAAGGAAGTGGGCGAGCTCGCGGCCAGCCACGGTGACAGCCCGTACGCCGAGGAAGCCCTGAACGACATGGCCGTGTGGTACGTCCGGAACGACGAGGACGAGGAGGGCGCCCGCGTCTTCACCGCCATGGTCCGAATGTTCCCGGCCGGGCGTTTCGCCGAGCGCGCGGCGTGGAAGGCCGGCTGGTGGGCGTACCGGCACGGCGACATGGCCACGGCCGTCGCGCACTTCGAGACCGGCGCCCGGAACTTCCCGCGCTCCGACTACCGTCCGGCCTGGCTCTACTGGAGCGGACGGGCGAAGCAGCGCATGGGCGATTCGGACGGCGGCGCCGAGCGGCTCACGCTCACGGCCGTGGACTATCACAACACCTACTACGGCCGCCTCGCGCTGGCGAACCTCGGCGCTCAGCAGGCGGCCGTACCGAAGAGCCCGTTCGTCGGCCAGGCCGGGGCCAGGGCCGCCGTGCCGCCCACGGAGCGCCAGATCCGGACGCTGATGGCGCTCGGCCTCAACGACCTCGCCATCGAGGAGGTGCAGTTCGCGCGGCGCGTGTGGGGCGACTCGCCCGCGCTCATGGCCACGTCGGCGCTCGCGCACCACCGCGCGGGCCGGCTGCGGCTCGGCATCAACGCCATGAAGCGCGCCTATCCGCAGTACATGGCGGCGGGCGGCGAGGAGCTGCCGGCGGACGTGCTGCGCGTGATCTTCCCCGCCGGCTACTTCCAGCAGCTCGTCGGATCGGCGAAGCGGCGCGGACTCGATCCCTATCTGGTCGTCGCCCTGGCGGCGCAGGAATCCACGTTCGACGCCGGCATCAAGTCCTCGGCCGGCGCCATCGGGCTCATGCAAATCATGCCGGCCACCGGGCGGAGCGTGGCGCGGCAGCTCGGCATCAAGCGCTTCACCACGCGCCGTCTCACCGATCCCGAGACGAACATGACCATCGGCACGAAGTACTTCTCCGATCTGGTCCAGCGGTTCGGCGAGGCGGCCTACGCCCTGGCCGGCTACAACGCCGGCGCGCACCGGGTGGTCCGGTGGCGCGCGGAGCGGCCGGGCCTGCCGCTGGACGAGTGGATCGACGACATCCCGTTCCCCGAAACCCAGAACTACGTGAAGCGCATCCTGGGCACGGCCGACGACTACCGGCGCCTGTACGGCGGCGGTATCCTGACGCCCGACGCCGCCCAGGCGGCGTCCGCGGAAGCGCCGCCGGCTCCACGGGCGACGCCGGCCCCGCCACGTTCCGCCCCGGCCTCGCCCGCGCGGACGGCGCCGCGGCACCGGCCCGGCGCCTGA